The following proteins are encoded in a genomic region of Oncorhynchus gorbuscha isolate QuinsamMale2020 ecotype Even-year linkage group LG11, OgorEven_v1.0, whole genome shotgun sequence:
- the LOC123989330 gene encoding LOW QUALITY PROTEIN: E3 ubiquitin-protein ligase RNF165-like (The sequence of the model RefSeq protein was modified relative to this genomic sequence to represent the inferred CDS: inserted 1 base in 1 codon; deleted 2 bases in 1 codon) — translation MVLVHVGYLVLPVFGSVRNRGAQFTRHQHSHATSCRHFHLGAPQAPISAEFPLGHQPTPPQTGLAPHQPPAPHHPPSLPAPPXQFQDVTGPPFLPQALHQQYLIQQQLLEAQHRRILPHSRRTLERAPLNPHRLRSGYDYSPPLHIPQAISQQPRYLAEGTDWDLSVDAGLSHQQYQLQQLPQHYQHYLAASPRMHHFPRNTSSAQVVVHEIRNYPYPQLHLLALQGLNPSRHASAVRESYEELLQLEDRLGSVSRGAVQTTIERFTFPHKYKKRKPLDMKIGEEGEETDVDEKCTICLSMLEEAEDVRRLPCMHLFHQGCVDQWLATSRKCPICRVDIETQLHPDS, via the exons ATGGTGTTAGTACATGTCGGATATTTGGTTCTTCCCGTATTTGGCTCTGTAAGAAATAGAG GGGCACAATTCACCAGGCATCAGCACAGCCATGCTACCTCATGCCGACACTTCCACCTAGGGGCCCCTCAGGCGCCCATCTCAGCTGAGTTCCCCTTGGGTCAC CAGCCAACCCCCCCCCAGACTGGCCTGGCCCCTCACCAGCCCCCGGCCCCCCACCACCCACCATCCCTGCCGGCCCCCC CTCAGTTCCAGGACGTTACTGGGCCTCCGTTCCTACCTCAGGCCTTACACCAGCAATACCTCATCCAGCAGCAGCTTCTAGAGGCGCAGCACCGCAGGATCCTCCCACACTCCAG ACGAACTCTGGAGCGTGCTCCTCTGAACCCTCACAGACTCCGCTCAGGGTACGactactcccctcccctccatatcccccagGCAATCAGCCAGCAGCCGCGCTACCTGGCCGAGGGCACAGACTG GGACCTTAGTGTGGACGCTGGCCTCTCTCACCAACAGTACCAGCTCCAGCAGCTTCCACAGCACTATCAGCATTACCTGGCGGCATCCCCCAGAATGCACCACTTTCCCAGGAACACCTCATCTGCACAAGTG GTTGTGCATGAGATTAGAAACTACCCGTACCCCCAGCTTCACCTGTTGGCTCTGCAGGGCCTCAACCCCTCACGTCACGCTTCCGCTGTACGAGAGAGCTATGAG GAGCTGTTGCAGCTTGAAGACAGGTTGGGAAGTGTCAGTAGGGGAGCGGTTCAGACCACCATAGAGAGATTCACCTTCCCACACAAATACAAGAAG AGGAAGCCTCTGGATATGAAGATTGGCGAGGAGGGTGAGGAGACTGATGTGGATGAGAAATGTACCATCTGCCTGTCGATGCTGGAGGAGGCAGAGGACGTCAG GCGTTTACCCTGCATGCACCTCTTCCACCAGGGCTGTGTGGATCAGTGGCTGGCGACAAGCAGGAAGTGTCCAATCTGCCGCGTGGACATCGAGACGCAGctccacccagacagctga